Proteins encoded within one genomic window of Rubripirellula tenax:
- a CDS encoding lysophospholipid acyltransferase family protein, whose amino-acid sequence MNRYRMRFAPQVWTPSLSPTLVNWLRTLRHRQCDREVKISSIDIIGDSHVRGHLDAGHGVMIMPNHSSHADPYVIYAAADRIGTALYLMATWHVFHDKSRLVQWLLRKHGCFSVDREANDIGAFKMATSLLQEKPEPLVIFPEGEIYHCSDRVTPFREGAAAIAVAAARKSDRPIVCVPCAISYSYVDDPTPALLSTMGELEESIFWRRQTERPLEERIYRFAEALLAVKELEYFGETKSGRLPERIRGLGDFILDGVEARHELSQGTKSIPERVKAARKVIIEKRTADDATDTVKSTLDNDLEDLFLVVQSFSYPGDYVVDKPSIGRMAETIDKFEEDVLMKFTATIKARRSVKVEFGEAVEVVGDKKIKGQTTTITAEIEKRVQEMLDRA is encoded by the coding sequence ATGAATCGATACCGCATGCGGTTCGCGCCGCAAGTCTGGACACCTTCGCTCAGCCCGACGTTGGTCAACTGGCTTCGTACGCTACGACATCGGCAATGTGATCGCGAAGTAAAGATCTCGTCGATCGACATCATCGGCGATTCTCATGTGCGCGGTCATCTGGACGCCGGTCATGGCGTCATGATCATGCCAAACCATTCTTCGCATGCCGATCCGTACGTCATTTACGCAGCCGCCGATCGCATCGGGACAGCCCTCTACCTGATGGCGACGTGGCACGTCTTTCATGACAAGTCGCGGTTGGTTCAATGGCTGCTTCGAAAGCACGGTTGTTTCAGCGTCGATCGTGAAGCCAACGATATCGGCGCGTTCAAGATGGCGACCAGCTTGCTGCAAGAGAAACCGGAACCGCTGGTCATCTTTCCAGAGGGCGAAATCTATCACTGCAGCGATCGAGTGACTCCGTTTCGCGAAGGCGCTGCGGCGATTGCGGTGGCTGCGGCGCGCAAGTCCGATCGGCCGATCGTTTGCGTTCCCTGCGCAATCTCGTACAGCTACGTCGACGACCCCACGCCGGCGCTGTTGTCGACGATGGGCGAATTGGAAGAGTCAATCTTTTGGCGCCGCCAAACCGAGCGGCCGTTGGAAGAACGGATCTATCGGTTCGCCGAAGCCCTTTTGGCGGTGAAGGAACTGGAGTATTTCGGCGAGACCAAGTCCGGCCGTCTTCCCGAGCGGATTCGTGGTCTTGGCGACTTCATCTTGGACGGAGTCGAAGCAAGGCACGAGCTGAGCCAGGGTACGAAGTCGATTCCCGAGCGAGTGAAGGCGGCGCGGAAAGTGATCATCGAGAAACGAACGGCCGACGATGCGACCGATACCGTAAAGTCGACTCTCGACAACGACTTGGAAGATCTGTTCCTGGTCGTCCAATCGTTCAGTTATCCGGGCGACTATGTCGTCGACAAACCGTCGATCGGGCGGATGGCGGAAACGATCGATAAGTTCGAAGAAGACGTTCTGATGAAATTCACCGCGACCATCAAAGCCCGTCGATCCGTCAAAGTCGAATTTGGCGAAGCTGTCGAGGTGGTGGGTGACAAGAAAATCAAAGGGCAAACGACCACGATCACCGCCGAGATCGAAAAGCGGGTCCAAGAGATGCTGGATCGAGCTTGA
- a CDS encoding NAD(P)-dependent oxidoreductase, giving the protein MTALPPPRSVGPETRIGWIGTGVMGRSMCGHLIAAGYRATVFNRSPEKASDLVDAGATLVRSPREVAAASDVVFTIVGFPSDVESVILGDDGVLAGANEGTVIVDMTTSKPSLAVEIARRAAEQGVHSIDAPVSGGDMGARNAALSIMIGGEAAAVQAIDPLLQLMGKTIVHQGPAGSGQHTKMVNQTLIASGMVAVCEGLLYAEKVGLDVETVLKSVSSGAAGSWSLTNLAPRMVGGDFAPGFYVEHFIKDMGIALEEAARMHLSLPGLALAHQLYQAVAAQGHAKSGTQALLLALKKLNS; this is encoded by the coding sequence ATGACCGCTCTCCCGCCGCCTCGCTCCGTAGGACCAGAAACTCGAATCGGTTGGATCGGCACGGGGGTGATGGGCCGCAGCATGTGCGGCCACCTAATCGCGGCCGGCTATCGTGCGACCGTCTTCAATCGTTCACCTGAAAAGGCATCTGACTTGGTCGACGCCGGTGCGACGCTGGTCCGTTCGCCGCGGGAAGTCGCCGCGGCTAGCGACGTGGTATTCACGATCGTCGGTTTCCCGTCCGACGTCGAATCGGTGATCTTGGGTGACGACGGAGTGCTCGCCGGTGCAAACGAAGGCACGGTGATCGTCGACATGACGACAAGCAAGCCATCACTGGCGGTCGAAATCGCTCGACGTGCCGCGGAACAAGGCGTTCATTCCATTGACGCACCGGTCAGTGGCGGCGACATGGGCGCACGCAACGCGGCTTTGTCGATCATGATTGGCGGCGAAGCGGCGGCGGTGCAAGCGATCGATCCACTGCTGCAGTTGATGGGGAAAACGATCGTCCACCAGGGGCCAGCCGGATCGGGCCAACACACCAAGATGGTGAACCAGACATTGATCGCATCGGGGATGGTCGCGGTCTGTGAAGGGTTGCTGTATGCCGAAAAGGTGGGGCTTGACGTCGAAACGGTCCTGAAGAGTGTCAGCAGTGGAGCGGCGGGCAGCTGGTCGCTGACGAACTTGGCACCGCGCATGGTCGGCGGTGATTTTGCGCCGGGTTTCTATGTCGAACATTTCATCAAAGACATGGGCATCGCGTTGGAGGAAGCCGCGCGGATGCACTTGAGTCTGCCTGGGTTGGCACTGGCACACCAGCTCTACCAGGCCGTGGCGGCGCAGGGGCACGCCAAAAGCGGCACGCAAGCGTTGCTGTTGGCACTCAAGAAACTAAACAGCTAG
- a CDS encoding ExeA family protein, giving the protein MQTTTKPVNAYTVPPFPAFPAVTRYVALGSVEDALTRVSRSIDAQEAISLIIGPPGTGKSLICGLLVEQYKETHDVVVLGDTTIENRAAFLRHLLHHLGVNFFEAPENDLHLALVDRVCRANGPDGGLLIILDEAQALSAEVLESIRMVTNIMQKGKPRVSAVVCGAMKLDELLIDSSLEPFTQRVSTRCYLHPMNGHETRYFIEETIRGCGADPSDAITDEAIAAIHHAASGVPRLVNQMMTQAIDSAEEAGETMVTEQIVDLAWATLQQLPGPMLDEPSLKSSGGSSIEFGELDAAPVAAKKPNRSKAADDELLGFADEDSESEWDLEEPAIELENLADVDLGSHGQGGCGQSSNDAEIGSAMWMDESDEAFKSVSAAALPSALFGDFEIEEDVELDGSTKQVVAKKEIAKPEVAAKVAVAEVVAKAASEAVAAPRYNFEAMLHQEIVGMTTYDQTVTILPEPTAPQSKLAAAELAEAKMEEERLHLLRVEEDAEETQSEEAQSLRLNDDDSDLLVIEDEMELMRADSPKKSDASPRNVTIDFQSMLSRMRTGT; this is encoded by the coding sequence ATGCAAACCACAACCAAACCCGTCAACGCCTACACCGTTCCTCCGTTTCCCGCGTTCCCCGCCGTCACGCGTTATGTCGCGCTGGGCAGCGTCGAAGACGCGTTGACGCGAGTCAGCCGAAGTATCGATGCTCAGGAAGCAATTTCGTTGATCATCGGACCACCCGGGACGGGCAAGAGTCTGATTTGCGGTCTGTTGGTCGAACAGTACAAAGAGACGCACGACGTTGTCGTCTTGGGCGACACCACGATCGAGAACCGGGCGGCGTTCCTGCGACACCTGTTGCATCACCTGGGCGTCAATTTCTTTGAAGCTCCCGAAAACGACTTGCATCTCGCATTGGTCGACCGAGTTTGTCGGGCCAACGGTCCTGACGGCGGTTTGTTGATCATCCTCGACGAAGCGCAAGCGTTGTCGGCGGAGGTGCTGGAGTCCATTCGCATGGTCACCAACATCATGCAGAAGGGTAAGCCGCGAGTTTCGGCCGTCGTATGCGGTGCGATGAAGTTGGACGAATTGTTGATAGACTCGTCGCTAGAACCATTCACCCAGCGTGTTTCGACACGTTGTTACTTGCATCCGATGAACGGTCACGAAACGCGCTACTTCATCGAAGAAACGATTCGTGGTTGCGGAGCCGATCCGTCCGACGCGATCACCGACGAAGCGATTGCCGCGATCCATCATGCCGCCAGCGGTGTGCCGCGATTGGTCAACCAAATGATGACGCAAGCGATCGACTCGGCCGAAGAAGCGGGCGAGACGATGGTCACCGAACAGATCGTCGATTTGGCATGGGCAACGCTGCAACAATTGCCTGGTCCGATGTTGGACGAACCTTCGTTGAAGTCGTCCGGCGGTTCGTCGATCGAATTCGGCGAATTGGATGCCGCTCCGGTCGCCGCGAAAAAACCGAATCGATCGAAGGCAGCCGACGACGAATTGCTGGGCTTCGCGGACGAAGATTCCGAGAGCGAATGGGATCTCGAAGAGCCGGCCATCGAGTTGGAAAACCTGGCCGACGTTGATCTGGGAAGCCACGGCCAAGGCGGCTGCGGTCAGTCAAGCAACGATGCCGAAATCGGTTCGGCAATGTGGATGGACGAATCCGACGAAGCCTTCAAGAGTGTCTCGGCAGCGGCGTTGCCATCGGCACTCTTCGGCGATTTCGAAATCGAAGAAGACGTCGAGCTGGACGGCTCGACAAAACAAGTGGTCGCGAAAAAGGAAATCGCTAAGCCAGAAGTCGCCGCAAAGGTAGCGGTGGCTGAGGTGGTTGCGAAAGCGGCTTCCGAAGCGGTCGCGGCGCCACGGTACAACTTTGAAGCAATGTTGCACCAAGAAATCGTTGGTATGACGACCTATGACCAGACCGTCACGATTCTGCCCGAACCGACCGCGCCCCAATCAAAGCTAGCTGCAGCAGAGTTGGCGGAAGCGAAGATGGAAGAAGAGCGACTTCATCTGTTGCGGGTCGAGGAAGACGCGGAAGAAACCCAGTCGGAAGAGGCCCAGTCGCTGCGTTTGAACGACGACGATAGCGACTTGTTGGTGATCGAAGACGAAATGGAACTGATGCGAGCGGATTCGCCCAAGAAGTCGGACGCGTCGCCACGAAACGTCACGATCGATTTCCAATCGATGTTGTCACGCATGCGAACCGGTACTTAG
- a CDS encoding TerB family tellurite resistance protein, producing MDQATHEAAAQEKFIDEAIRAAVLVALVDGIISQLEIETLQDIAAGLLGREVERDEIGRLCSIAGQNKIEACNYVLTVSKRWNQPQRVQALQAMFLAATAEGKPSDVKIKTLAKMQKLLDLTDREYEQAIEATLREV from the coding sequence ATGGACCAGGCGACTCACGAGGCTGCGGCGCAGGAGAAATTCATCGACGAGGCGATCCGAGCGGCCGTTTTGGTCGCGCTAGTGGATGGGATCATTAGCCAGCTCGAAATCGAGACGTTGCAGGATATCGCAGCGGGATTGCTGGGCCGAGAAGTCGAACGCGATGAGATCGGACGGCTCTGCTCGATCGCCGGCCAAAACAAAATCGAGGCCTGCAATTACGTGCTGACCGTTTCGAAGCGGTGGAACCAGCCGCAGCGGGTGCAGGCGTTGCAGGCCATGTTTCTGGCCGCGACCGCCGAAGGCAAGCCGAGCGACGTGAAAATCAAGACGCTCGCAAAGATGCAGAAGTTATTGGATCTGACCGACCGCGAGTATGAACAGGCGATCGAGGCGACGCTGCGCGAAGTTTGA
- a CDS encoding flagellin N-terminal helical domain-containing protein codes for MPLLPISTTRTSTPLTTQRLLFQLNNDQLAIQRQYDQLSTGQRVLRLGDDPAAANRAISLHRGIDQSNQLVRNATSTRSFYQAADDSLANIDDALIQARAVAVQGAQNVISDDERAALAASIQQSINAVFSAGNSMFRDHELTGGFLNPGESFNFDGNDIVFSGKGAIGRTDIGFGKPVDINVNANGTLGANAVLVEGKPLNASLDHETRLVDLRKGLGVVPGQIKLSGGGNFVDVDLRSAATIGDVADVLSTVVLDGRKLSATLTDDGIRIEYSDGLAGTLAIEDGIGSTMARDLSIKNPGGVIAPPVIGDRLSPRVTKATKISDLAGGLGVDLSAGLQIKQGDRTFTINFDGAEDLSDVLIAINRSDADVKAELDESGGRIVLRSLRSGVDYSIGENGGQTAAALGIRSADGDTKLTSIGRGRGMTLNSNGPDLTISRPDGRVIQLDLDGTETINDVINRIRNHPDNQDTRRILVNLNDIGNGIQLKAPPGANKLTVRQIGISDAGTRLGLIPTGKSENTGGVVGSVDTIIGTDYATRDAGGALDTLLRLKSAVATGDGNEIERLQAKIDVDLDRASRTRGQVGVWTQTLDQLKATTESRVIQLKGQLSDEVDADLTTVISELSQRQVALEASMRVIGQTSQMTVLNYL; via the coding sequence ATGCCTCTATTGCCAATCTCGACGACGCGAACCAGCACACCGCTGACCACCCAGCGGTTGTTGTTTCAATTGAACAACGACCAGTTGGCGATTCAGCGTCAGTACGACCAATTGAGTACTGGCCAGCGAGTCTTGCGATTGGGCGACGATCCGGCTGCGGCAAACCGCGCGATCTCGCTGCACCGTGGCATCGACCAATCCAACCAACTGGTCCGTAACGCGACCAGTACCCGCAGCTTTTACCAGGCCGCCGATGATTCGTTGGCCAATATCGATGACGCCCTGATCCAGGCCCGTGCCGTTGCCGTTCAAGGTGCCCAGAACGTCATCTCGGATGACGAACGTGCTGCCCTCGCCGCATCGATCCAACAATCGATCAACGCAGTCTTCTCGGCGGGAAACTCGATGTTTCGCGACCACGAGCTGACCGGTGGCTTCTTGAACCCCGGCGAATCATTCAACTTCGACGGCAACGACATTGTCTTTTCCGGAAAAGGTGCCATCGGCCGTACCGATATCGGCTTCGGAAAACCCGTCGACATCAACGTCAACGCCAACGGCACCCTTGGCGCCAACGCAGTCTTGGTCGAAGGCAAACCGCTGAACGCGTCACTGGACCATGAAACTCGCTTGGTCGACCTGCGGAAGGGTCTCGGCGTCGTGCCGGGACAGATCAAGTTGTCCGGCGGCGGCAATTTTGTTGACGTGGACCTGCGTTCGGCCGCCACGATTGGTGACGTTGCGGACGTGCTTTCAACGGTGGTTCTGGACGGGCGAAAACTATCGGCCACCTTAACCGACGACGGCATTCGCATCGAATATAGCGATGGTTTGGCGGGCACGTTGGCCATCGAAGACGGCATCGGCAGCACGATGGCCCGCGACCTTTCGATCAAGAACCCAGGCGGTGTAATCGCGCCGCCGGTGATCGGGGATCGATTGTCGCCACGAGTCACGAAGGCGACCAAAATTTCCGACCTCGCCGGCGGTTTGGGCGTGGACCTTTCGGCCGGTTTGCAGATCAAACAGGGTGACCGAACTTTCACCATCAATTTTGATGGCGCCGAGGACCTGAGCGACGTGCTGATCGCGATCAACCGCAGCGACGCTGACGTGAAGGCTGAATTGGACGAATCGGGCGGACGGATCGTACTGCGTTCGCTTCGCAGCGGCGTCGACTACTCGATCGGCGAAAACGGTGGCCAAACGGCCGCCGCATTGGGGATCCGCTCGGCCGACGGCGACACCAAACTAACGTCGATCGGACGCGGTCGCGGAATGACGCTCAATTCCAACGGCCCCGACCTGACCATTTCTCGTCCGGACGGAAGAGTCATCCAGCTAGACCTCGACGGTACAGAGACGATCAATGACGTCATCAATCGGATCCGAAATCACCCTGACAACCAAGATACTCGTCGCATCCTTGTCAACCTGAACGATATCGGCAACGGCATCCAGTTGAAAGCGCCGCCCGGTGCCAACAAGCTGACGGTGCGACAAATCGGGATTTCCGATGCCGGAACCCGACTGGGTCTGATCCCGACCGGCAAGAGCGAAAATACCGGCGGTGTAGTCGGTTCGGTGGATACCATCATTGGCACGGATTACGCGACTCGCGACGCCGGCGGTGCCCTCGACACGCTGCTGAGGTTGAAAAGTGCGGTCGCGACGGGTGACGGCAACGAAATCGAGCGACTGCAAGCCAAAATTGACGTCGACCTGGACCGTGCCAGCCGGACCCGGGGGCAAGTCGGCGTGTGGACGCAAACGCTCGACCAGTTAAAAGCAACCACCGAGAGCCGCGTCATCCAATTGAAGGGCCAGCTATCGGATGAAGTCGACGCCGATTTGACGACCGTCATCAGCGAATTGAGCCAGCGACAGGTCGCTTTAGAAGCATCAATGCGAGTGATCGGCCAGACGTCGCAGATGACGGTGCTGAACTACTTGTAA
- the fliW gene encoding flagellar assembly protein FliW, which translates to MRIDTQRFGTLRLNANQLFLFPQGLIGMETLRQWALLPDPQNESVAWLQSASRGDRAIALISPRAFFEDYRVHVTRRELACLHMQPGAEMYVMTTVSGHVGKLTTNLRSPLLLNLSRRLGCQVITSDDQPIQKALPLVSAAAASMVETLRAA; encoded by the coding sequence ATGCGGATCGACACGCAACGCTTTGGCACCTTGCGGCTCAACGCGAACCAATTGTTCCTGTTTCCGCAGGGGCTGATCGGCATGGAGACGCTGCGGCAATGGGCGCTGCTTCCCGATCCTCAAAACGAATCCGTGGCTTGGTTGCAAAGTGCTTCACGTGGCGACCGTGCGATCGCTCTGATCAGCCCTCGCGCGTTCTTTGAAGATTACCGCGTCCATGTGACGCGCCGCGAATTGGCGTGTTTGCACATGCAACCCGGTGCCGAGATGTACGTGATGACCACGGTGTCTGGACACGTCGGCAAGTTGACGACGAACCTGCGTTCACCGCTCCTGTTGAACCTGAGCCGCCGTCTAGGTTGCCAAGTCATCACCAGTGACGACCAACCCATCCAAAAGGCGTTACCCTTGGTCAGTGCCGCAGCCGCATCCATGGTTGAAACGCTTCGCGCTGCTTAA
- the csrA gene encoding carbon storage regulator CsrA has translation MLVLSRHRDESIMIGDDVVVTIVDIRGDKVRLGIEAPQSIPVHRQEVYDAIQRENRRATQTGTGATKDVQPPKN, from the coding sequence ATGCTCGTCCTTTCCAGGCACCGCGACGAAAGCATCATGATTGGCGACGATGTCGTGGTGACGATCGTCGATATTCGAGGCGACAAAGTTCGTCTGGGTATCGAAGCACCACAATCGATCCCGGTCCACCGGCAAGAAGTCTACGACGCGATTCAACGTGAAAATCGTCGTGCAACGCAAACTGGCACCGGCGCCACCAAAGATGTTCAACCGCCAAAGAATTAG
- a CDS encoding ArnT family glycosyltransferase has product MRFLRWLAATEYRFPILLLVYFGLHVLVRGMLSSSLTFDEAEQVYLSQWWEIGYNGQPPLYTWVQTPLLEVIGRASIALPLVKNAFLFLTYLCVYSAVTRICQSRSAGMVASAAMLTMPQIAWESHRDLSHTVAAVFAASWLLLAIINVHQRPTMVNYVAIGLATAAGLLFKYNFAIVLVAFIAAALSIESFRRRLYDRRIIVSIVLAVICIGPHYWWAIHHWETASSKALTQLVPSEWMPMGERITTGLIRLVWSTLSCCAVTIVIFAIAFRDLGRVWWSQSRRSELAMYTIDEGRATELIERTIIGVTLLLVMLAVSGNAVETKNHWLQPYLFLLPIYLVLRLKRFVAMDEIGGARILTTAGVFGAVVLSVMVGRPISASMRGDYSWLNVPYSGLAERLELIPQRPAMIVATDVRTAGNLKAHLPAIPVVTVRDYRSRVSAKDETQHRVLLVVDRVNDGDADWPLYRMAEAMDRSIDQVVAVSTKIELPYRFGTGEDGHSFRVSDVRPLDGESEPADRIATSPDGR; this is encoded by the coding sequence ATGAGATTCTTGCGTTGGTTAGCGGCGACGGAGTATCGGTTCCCGATTCTGTTGTTGGTCTATTTCGGATTGCACGTGCTGGTTCGCGGCATGTTGTCGTCGTCGTTGACTTTCGATGAAGCCGAACAAGTCTATTTGTCCCAGTGGTGGGAGATCGGATACAACGGCCAACCTCCCTTATACACGTGGGTTCAAACTCCCCTTTTGGAAGTGATCGGCCGCGCATCGATCGCATTGCCGTTGGTCAAGAATGCGTTCTTGTTCCTAACGTACCTTTGCGTCTATTCGGCGGTAACGCGGATTTGCCAAAGCCGGTCCGCCGGGATGGTTGCGTCTGCGGCAATGTTGACGATGCCACAGATTGCGTGGGAAAGTCACCGCGACCTATCGCACACCGTTGCGGCCGTATTCGCGGCGTCGTGGTTGTTGCTAGCGATCATCAATGTGCACCAGCGACCCACGATGGTGAACTATGTGGCGATCGGATTGGCGACAGCCGCCGGACTACTGTTCAAGTACAACTTCGCGATCGTTTTGGTCGCTTTCATTGCGGCAGCGCTGTCGATTGAGAGCTTTCGCCGGCGGCTTTACGATCGCCGCATCATCGTCAGCATCGTGTTGGCAGTGATCTGCATCGGGCCTCACTACTGGTGGGCGATCCATCACTGGGAAACGGCATCGTCGAAGGCACTGACCCAATTGGTGCCCAGCGAATGGATGCCGATGGGCGAGCGGATCACGACGGGATTGATTCGGTTGGTCTGGTCCACGCTTTCCTGTTGCGCGGTGACGATCGTCATTTTCGCGATCGCGTTTCGCGATCTTGGGCGAGTGTGGTGGAGCCAATCGCGACGCAGCGAGCTGGCGATGTATACGATCGATGAAGGCCGGGCGACTGAGTTGATCGAACGGACGATCATCGGTGTCACGTTACTGCTTGTGATGCTGGCCGTGTCGGGCAATGCGGTTGAAACAAAGAACCACTGGTTGCAACCGTACTTGTTTTTGCTGCCCATCTATTTGGTGCTGCGTTTGAAACGATTCGTGGCGATGGACGAGATCGGCGGCGCGAGGATTTTGACGACGGCGGGCGTGTTTGGCGCGGTTGTCTTGTCAGTGATGGTCGGGCGACCGATCTCGGCATCGATGCGAGGCGACTACTCGTGGTTGAATGTGCCGTACAGCGGATTGGCCGAGCGGCTGGAATTGATACCGCAGCGGCCAGCGATGATTGTGGCGACGGACGTGCGTACAGCTGGGAATTTAAAGGCTCACTTGCCTGCGATTCCCGTTGTGACCGTTCGGGATTACCGATCGCGGGTGTCGGCAAAAGATGAAACACAGCATCGCGTGCTGCTGGTTGTCGACCGCGTCAATGACGGCGATGCCGATTGGCCACTCTATCGAATGGCCGAAGCGATGGACCGGTCGATTGACCAGGTCGTGGCGGTGTCGACAAAGATCGAACTGCCTTACCGTTTCGGAACGGGCGAGGACGGTCACTCGTTCCGAGTATCTGATGTGCGGCCGCTCGACGGTGAGTCAGAGCCTGCCGATCGAATCGCTACGTCCCCGGACGGGAGATAG
- a CDS encoding glycosyltransferase family 2 protein yields MSSETGIVDLSIVVPLYNESESVGPLVAQIETALRDAEPSVGMCEIVLVDDGSHDGTYDAAVQVCQSVTTPTHVIALRRNFGQTAAMQAGIDASRGRIVATIDGDLQNDPADIPRMVRHLENNDLDLLCGRRERRQDAVVLRKIPSWIANRLISRVTGVKIHDYGCSLKIYRGEVIRDVKLVGEMHRFIPAWVAKITSPDRIGEIGVRHHARQFGQSKYGISRTFRVVLDLLSVLFFMRYRARPGHFFGSVGLVLAGIGMAMLSIVGFAKFGLGQDIGNRPMLIVGAFALCTAVQLIAIGILAEMVSRIYLELPGQGNYVIRKDFENGGYRDSGLPVNLTPFPAPVQRNAAA; encoded by the coding sequence ATGTCTTCCGAAACTGGGATCGTGGATCTTTCCATTGTCGTTCCGCTTTACAACGAATCTGAATCGGTGGGCCCGTTGGTGGCTCAGATCGAAACGGCGTTGCGAGATGCTGAGCCGTCGGTTGGGATGTGCGAGATTGTTCTGGTCGATGACGGCAGTCATGACGGGACCTACGATGCCGCCGTCCAAGTTTGCCAATCCGTCACGACGCCGACCCACGTGATTGCGCTTCGTCGTAACTTTGGTCAAACCGCTGCGATGCAAGCTGGTATCGACGCATCCCGCGGCCGTATTGTTGCCACCATTGACGGTGATCTACAGAACGACCCGGCAGACATTCCACGGATGGTTCGGCACTTGGAAAATAATGACCTCGATTTGTTGTGCGGCCGCCGCGAGCGACGCCAAGACGCGGTGGTGCTGCGAAAGATCCCGTCGTGGATCGCCAATCGTTTGATTTCTCGCGTGACCGGCGTCAAAATTCACGATTACGGGTGCAGCTTAAAAATCTATCGCGGCGAAGTCATCCGTGACGTCAAACTTGTCGGAGAAATGCACCGGTTCATCCCCGCTTGGGTCGCCAAGATCACTTCACCCGATCGGATCGGCGAGATCGGCGTGCGGCACCACGCTCGACAATTCGGTCAATCAAAATACGGTATTTCGCGGACCTTTCGCGTGGTGCTGGATCTGTTGTCGGTGCTGTTTTTTATGCGTTACCGGGCGCGGCCGGGACACTTTTTCGGCTCCGTCGGATTGGTGCTTGCTGGGATCGGCATGGCGATGTTATCGATCGTCGGCTTCGCGAAGTTCGGGCTGGGCCAGGACATTGGGAATCGGCCGATGTTGATCGTGGGTGCCTTTGCGCTTTGCACGGCAGTTCAATTGATCGCGATCGGCATTTTGGCCGAGATGGTTTCGCGAATTTACTTGGAACTTCCCGGTCAAGGGAACTACGTCATCCGCAAGGATTTTGAAAATGGTGGCTATCGCGATTCAGGCCTGCCGGTGAATTTGACGCCGTTTCCAGCTCCTGTCCAACGAAATGCCGCAGCATGA
- a CDS encoding SMP-30/gluconolactonase/LRE family protein → MTEIRQARSLRFPTTDSLRFLPEGPIPIGPGKFSWVGIQHGGDSKVGSLNLYDFATRNNRSFELPGRPGFALPCRTNGSFVVGCERTLGIFDTLTNDWMPFCEGVDDDVTNTIINDGLVYEDNLIFGTKDLEFATKKAGLYLYRGSDSKLIRLRDDQICSNGKAIIQGDDGNLTLFDIDSPTRKIVRYPIDIAAGKLGSPMTVIDFDGDPAVPDGMILTPDGTGIIVAMFHPGVADFGQTRLYDRESGELKCTWQTPGSPQNTCPALVSFEGGLKLVITTAVENFSPADRDACPNAGYIFIGDTDMKDNGSVLSSVFPR, encoded by the coding sequence ATGACCGAAATACGCCAAGCCCGATCACTGCGATTCCCGACCACCGACTCGCTTCGGTTTCTGCCCGAGGGACCGATTCCGATCGGGCCCGGTAAATTCAGCTGGGTCGGCATCCAACACGGTGGCGATTCGAAGGTCGGAAGTCTGAACCTGTACGATTTCGCAACACGGAACAATCGATCGTTTGAGTTGCCAGGGCGTCCCGGTTTTGCCTTGCCGTGTCGCACCAACGGATCGTTCGTCGTGGGCTGCGAACGGACGCTAGGGATTTTCGACACGCTGACGAACGACTGGATGCCGTTTTGCGAAGGTGTCGACGACGATGTGACCAACACAATCATCAACGACGGTCTGGTGTATGAAGACAACTTGATCTTCGGCACCAAGGATCTGGAATTTGCGACCAAGAAGGCGGGGCTGTATCTGTACCGCGGCAGCGATTCGAAGCTGATTCGGCTGCGCGACGACCAGATCTGCAGCAACGGGAAGGCGATCATTCAAGGCGACGATGGAAACCTAACGCTGTTCGACATCGACTCGCCGACGCGTAAGATCGTTCGATATCCTATCGATATCGCAGCAGGGAAACTGGGCAGCCCGATGACAGTCATCGACTTCGACGGTGACCCGGCCGTTCCGGACGGCATGATCCTGACGCCCGACGGAACCGGAATCATCGTGGCGATGTTCCACCCGGGAGTCGCGGACTTTGGTCAAACCCGGTTGTACGATCGGGAGTCGGGCGAGCTGAAGTGCACGTGGCAAACGCCGGGTTCGCCACAGAACACGTGCCCAGCGCTGGTTTCATTCGAAGGCGGATTGAAGTTGGTGATCACAACCGCCGTCGAAAACTTCTCGCCCGCCGACCGCGATGCGTGTCCGAATGCAGGCTACATCTTCATCGGCGACACCGATATGAAGGACAACGGTTCGGTACTGTCGTCGGTGTTCCCAAGGTAG